One Pseudomonadota bacterium genomic window, GATCGCGTAGGCTTTTCTTCGAGGAGGACGGATGAGAAAGAACTTCGTGCTCGACACCAACGTGCTGCTCCACGATCCGAACGCGATCTTCGCCTTCGAGGACAACCAGATCATCATCCCGATCTACGTCGTCGAGGAGATCGATCGCTTCAAGAAGGATCTGTCCGACCTCGGCCGGAACGCGCGCCAGATCTCCAGGATCCTCGACCGGCTGCGCTCGGGCGGCGAGAAGCTGTCCGACGGCGTGCCCGTGGAGGGGACGAACGGCGGAAGCCTGCGCGTGGCGTTCGCCCGGCAGGAGCTCCCGCCCGAGTTCGCGCTCGACGGGCACACCTCCGACAACCGGATCCTCGCGACCGCGTTGAGCGTCCAGCACGACGATCCGGAAACGCCGCTCATCTTCATCAGCAAGGACATCAACCTGCGCATCCGCGCCGCGGCGCTCGGCTTCCAGGTGATGGACTACACGACCGAGAGCGCCGACATCTCGGAGCTGTACAGCGGCGTTGTCGATCTCGCGGTCCCGGACGAGGCGATCCGCGGGCTGTACCAGGCCGGCGAGGCGGAGGTCTCGTCCATGGTCCAACCCACCGAGGACGATCCGGAGGCCGCGCCGCCGCCCAACGCCTTCCTCGTGCTCACCGGCATCGGCGGCCAGGGATCGGCGATCGCGCGCGTGCAGCCCGACGGCAAGACGATGCGGCTCGTCAAGGGCCAA contains:
- a CDS encoding PhoH family protein, whose amino-acid sequence is MRKNFVLDTNVLLHDPNAIFAFEDNQIIIPIYVVEEIDRFKKDLSDLGRNARQISRILDRLRSGGEKLSDGVPVEGTNGGSLRVAFARQELPPEFALDGHTSDNRILATALSVQHDDPETPLIFISKDINLRIRAAALGFQVMDYTTESADISELYSGVVDLAVPDEAIRGLYQAGEAEVSSMVQPTEDDPEAAPPPNAFLVLTGIGGQGSAIARVQPDGKTMRLVKGQGPTVWGIRPRNKEQHFALELLLDQNIRLVTLVGRAGTGKTLLALAAGLQKTVEEQQFQRLLVSRPVFPLGRDIGFLPGDVNDKLRPWMQPVHDNLELLLGLTPAEKRKGRSSEEIFDMDLVHIEPLTYIRGRSIPRQFILVDEAQNLTPHEVKTIITRAGDDTKIVLTGDPYQIDNPFLDSTNNGLVHVVGKFRDEAIAGHVTLTKGERSELAERAAQLL